In Oncorhynchus nerka isolate Pitt River linkage group LG21, Oner_Uvic_2.0, whole genome shotgun sequence, the genomic window gaatgttgaatgaCTTAACAGGTTATCTGTAAGAATATGAGACATTCACAGGAAAGTATACTTCAATGAACTTTAAGGCGCTGGTAGTGTGTTCAGATTTCTATCACCTGAAGCATGCGCGGAACCATGTAAACACATGCACGAGCATGCCTCTCTTGTGCACATGCTTCAAGTGATCGAAATCTGAACACACTACCAGGGCTTTGAAAAGTTTATGCAATTATACTTCCTGTCGAGATAATAGCTCACATTCCTACCTGCAAAAGGACCAACCACATGGACAACCGGTAAAGTGAGTAAAAATATAATTTAATCTgttgtcacagccggccgtgaccgggagacccatgaggcagcgcaCAATTATCCAAGCGACGTCCGGGTTAGGCCTTTGAGCTTTTCCTctttgtggcgggccgggtggctgtaagctgacttcggtcgccagttgGATGGTGTTTcttggatatcacgaaaaagggggtaaaagtacgaaaaacaaaaaaatctacattttatTCAATATTTTGGCTTGTAGAGGTCGTGAGAGGGAACTTTCCTGATCCAAACGCATATTTCTGCCCGACGTGGAATTCAATGCAATTCAATTCCAGGTCTTCAGGCTAAACTGCTTAAGGTTGATTCTTTGCCTAGTTTATCACATTTTCAGGCTTCAAATATTTGCTCAAGTGTGATTTAGGTGATACGTAATTGCAGGAAATCACTACACGCAGCTCATTGTTATGTGGAAAAGCACACAATATTATGTTCATATGCCTGACACATAATTAATTTTAGACCATAGCATGAGGAACTGCCTCAGGCCAACTCTATGCTAATCGTTCACTGACCTCAATACATGGGATGCCTTGAGAGGACCGCATTTCAATGCAATTTCCATATTTGTGCAGTTACTTTTGATACTGAGCTTAGGGGAGTGGGAAATCAAAGGCCTCTCGGAACAGAATCGGTGAGTTGCAGCAGTGGTGGCACCTCTTTCTATTTTTCCTTTGCAGACACTAAGGTTTACGTCGGTAACCTGGGCACTGGTGCAGGGAAAGGAGAGCTAGAGCGGGCGTTTGGGTATTACGGACCCTTGAGAACAGTGTGGATTGCTAGGAACCCCCCAGGGTTTGCCTTTGTGGAGTTTGAAGACACCCGTGATGCAGAAGATGCGGTCCGTGGCCTTGACGGCAAGTAAGTGGTACCTCAAGACTCCAGACTTCGCCCCCAAGTTTAGCCTACTCTCCAAGACCTACAAGCTGAAAGGGCTCAGAGGGCACCAGTGTTGTTGACGTTTGCCAGTCAATAATGTAGTTTGCTCTTTGCAAATATTGAAGCATTTCATTGGTTTAGGGACATCTATCAGTAGACCGTAAGCAGGTAGCTGGTATGATCTTGTTACGCATTTGCTCCTATCCAGATAACACTTTAGGCATGTTCCTAAATGCTTGTTACACTTTAGATGGGTTTCGCCATGTCCTCTTTTTAAAGTGAACTATGCCATTGTGCAATTTGCTTACTGTTGAACTGACTGTCCTTTCAGGTTAATTTCTGGATCTCGAGTTCGAGTTGAATTATCTACAGGGATGCCGCGGCGATCTCGGTACGAGCGTGCGCCCACCAACCGGCCCTTTGACTCCAACGACAAGTGCTATGAGTGTGGTGAGCGGGGGCACTATGCCTACGACTGCCACCGCTACAGTCGACGCAGGAGGAGCAGGTATGCCTCCTTAACCAATGCATCAGATTTTGGTATTTTTTCTTATTTTGGTAGTTGTCGCTTATTTTTCATTGTCTTGATTTTTCAGTGTCTTATGTAGATTACAAAAAAGTAAAGATGATTATTATACAATCTTGACAAACTGCCTGTGTCTAGgctacctgttgttgttgctaCTTTTGTCTCCGCTTGTCACTTAATCCCTTTTAAAATATGGAAATACTTCTGAACTGTTATGTGGGAATCTTTTTGTTAACAACTCACCTGGTCAAAACATTTCAGGTTTCGTCGTTTGATTCAGAGTGTCACGATCCTTAACGATTTCATGAGGCATCTAGCAAATTCCACACTTTTGATCCTTCTATGACCATGGGGTTGATCGATCAGCCAGACCTCCCCTTCTCAAGCAACTGCCACATCTAGCTGCACCTTAAAGATTTCATAGAGGGCTGACAATGCACCAGATGATTTGGTTATCAATTTGGGCCTGGGGTTTTGTAAAGAGGACAAGCTGGTAGACCATGGTCCCGTCTAGAAAAATCACCTTGCATCTATCAAGTCTCAATCAAGCGATTTGGCTGTCAATACGACCATCATCGTTAGAAATCGAAGAACACGACTAGATGCAGAGGTCGGCTGATAGATACTTCTAGATCGCCTAGATCTGCTCGAACCTTGGTCCAAAGTGGGTCAACCGGGCAATCTTGCAAGGTTTATTTCAAGTACCAATTAATGTGTTTTTATCTCCAATGTAATG contains:
- the LOC115103979 gene encoding serine/arginine-rich splicing factor 7-like isoform X4, which codes for MVFLGYHEKGGKNTKVYVGNLGTGAGKGELERAFGYYGPLRTVWIARNPPGFAFVEFEDTRDAEDAVRGLDGKLISGSRVRVELSTGMPRRSRYERAPTNRPFDSNDKCYECGERGHYAYDCHRYSRRRRSRSRSLSRSGGRRYSRSRSRDRGRRSRSFSLRRSRSPRRSRALTPKRSRSRSKSRSRSRSLSRAKTRSGSPTRRYAEVLSLTPIFFHPFSSLNELWNSLTMHDKQQNETMKMLSIQFKRCRCMMVH
- the LOC115103979 gene encoding serine/arginine-rich splicing factor 7-like isoform X7, which translates into the protein MGCLERTAFQCNFHICAVTFDTELRGVGNQRPLGTESVSCSSGGTSFYFSFADTKVYVGNLGTGAGKGELERAFGYYGPLRTVWIARNPPGFAFVEFEDTRDAEDAVRGLDGKLISGSRVRVELSTGMPRRSRYERAPTNRPFDSNDKCYECGERGHYAYDCHRYSRRRRSRSRSLSRSGGRRYSRSRSRDRGRRSRSFSLRRSRSPRRSRALTPKRSRSRSKSRSRSRSLSRAKTRCQTHSMEGMVSAGFPF
- the LOC115103979 gene encoding serine/arginine-rich splicing factor 7-like isoform X1, with the translated sequence MGCLERTAFQCNFHICAVTFDTELRGVGNQRPLGTESVSCSSGGTSFYFSFADTKVYVGNLGTGAGKGELERAFGYYGPLRTVWIARNPPGFAFVEFEDTRDAEDAVRGLDGKLISGSRVRVELSTGMPRRSRYERAPTNRPFDSNDKCYECGERGHYAYDCHRYSRRRRSRSRSLSRSGGRRYSRSRSRDRGRRSRSFSLRRSRSPRRSRALTPKRSRSRSKSRSRSRSLSRAKTRSGSPTRRYAEVLSLTPIFFHPFSSLNELWNSLTMHDKQQNETMKMLSIQFKRCRCMMVH
- the LOC115103979 gene encoding serine/arginine-rich splicing factor 7-like isoform X2 produces the protein MGCLERTAFQCNFHICAVTFDTELRGVGNQRPLGTESVSCSSGGTSFYFSFADTKVYVGNLGTGAGKGELERAFGYYGPLRTVWIARNPPGFAFVEFEDTRDAEDAVRGLDGKLISGSRVRVELSTGMPRRSRYERAPTNRPFDSNDKCYECGERGHYAYDCHRYSRRRRSRSRSLSRSGGRRYSRSRSRDRGRRSRSFSLRRSRSPRRSRALTPKRSRSRSKSRSRSRSLSRAKTRSGSPTRSCSKSKGSPQKRSHSTSRSPCRGDSSERDD
- the LOC115103979 gene encoding serine/arginine-rich splicing factor 7-like isoform X3, yielding MGCLERTAFQCNFHICAVTFDTELRGVGNQRPLGTESVSCSSGGTSFYFSFADTKVYVGNLGTGAGKGELERAFGYYGPLRTVWIARNPPGFAFVEFEDTRDAEDAVRGLDGKLISGSRVRVELSTGMPRRSRYERAPTNRPFDSNDKCYECGERGHYAYDCHRYSRRRRSRSRSLSRSGGRRYSRSRSRDRGRRSRSFSLRRSRSPRRSRALTPKRSRSRSKSRSRSRSLSRAKTRSGSPTRSHSTSRSPCRGDSSERDD
- the LOC115103979 gene encoding serine/arginine-rich splicing factor 7-like isoform X5 gives rise to the protein MGCLERTAFQCNFHICAVTFDTELRGVGNQRPLGTESVSCSSGGTSFYFSFADTKVYVGNLGTGAGKGELERAFGYYGPLRTVWIARNPPGFAFVEFEDTRDAEDAVRGLDGKLISGSRVRVELSTGMPRRSRYERAPTNRPFDSNDKCYECGERGHYAYDCHRYSRRRRSRSRSLSRSGGRRYSRSRSRDRGRRSRSFSLRRSRSPRRSRALTPKRSRSRSKSRSRSRSLSRAKTSHSTSRSPCRGDSSERDD